CCACTGTCTCGCCGGGCACCCTCCCTTCGAAGCTGAGCTACCGGTCGGCGTCATCGCCCAGCATCTCGAGACGGCGCCGCCACCGCTGCGCCAGCAACGGCCCGAGGTCCCCCCGGGCCTGGAGGCGGTCGTGCTCAGGGCTCTCGAGAAGGATCCCGAACAGCGGTTCTCGTCGGCCGACGAGATGAGCCGGTCCCTGCTCGCCGCGGGCGGGGTGGCCGACAACGGGTCGACCGGTTCCCTCTCGACCATCGTCAAGGCGGCTGACGACAGCGGCGCTGCCGAGGAGATCTCCCAGTCCGCTGCTCCCGGTCGTCGGCTGCCGGCGGCCCTCGGAGGCCGGCGTCGGCGGTTGGCGTTCGTCCTCATCGCGGCGGTGGTCGTCGCCGTCGCGGTCGGCCTGTCGGTGACGTTCCTCTCGAGGAGCGGTGGTTCGACATCGGTCTCGTCCGGTCGCTCGACGACCGGCTCGACGACCGCTGCGACCACCGCCACCACCGCCGGGGCCAGCACGACATCGGCGGCCTCCGCGGCCCTGCAGCCGCTGCTCGGCCAGTGGCAGACCGCTGTCACGTCGGGGCCGGTCAACTCCTCGCAGGGGTTGATCGCCGTGATCGCGCACGACACAACGTCGGTCAGCTCGACCGCGACGGTCTACGGGTTCTCCGGCGGCCGGTGGAACGTCCTCAGCTCCCAGGATCTCGGGTTCAACCTGATGGCCGGTACGCCGATCGTGTCGGGCACGGTCACCGGCGGCCCCGACCCCGACTTCCTCATCCAGCAGGAGGAGGCGAGCCAGGCGGCGGGATCGGTGCTCAGCAGCCGCAGCGGCACGTGGCAGATCGTGCCCTTCCGCACCAGCGCCGGAGTCGTGAACCAGGTGCAGGATCTGCACTTCAGCGACGGCCATCCCGTCTCGCAGACGAACACCTGCACGCCGAGCTGCGCCGCCGGTAACCAGGAGGCCGTCTCCTTCAACTACGACCCTGCCTCGCGCCAGTTCGTGCAGCAGCCGTAGGGCCGCGGCTGTCGTCGGCGCCGCGGGCGGTGGATCGGTGGCGCTGCTGGTCCCGGGGCTTCCCCTGGAGGCAGCGCCTGCCGACGACCCGGGTGCGCTCCGCCCGAGGCGGACTCTAGGGTTCAGGCGATGACCGATGTCCAGGTCGGGCCGTTGCTCCGGGAATGGCGCGAGCGGCGCCGTCTCAGCCAGCTGGGGCTCGCGGTCGACGCCGGGGTCTCGGCCCGCCACGTGAGCTTCGTGGAGAATGGCAGGGCGCGTCCGAGCCCGGAGATGGTGCTTCACCTGGCCGAGCGCCTCGAGGTGCCGTTGCGGGAGCGCAATCGGCTGCTGCTGTCAGCCGGGTACGCGCCGGTGTACAGCCAGCGGACCCTGGACGACGCCGAGATGCAGCCGGTGCGCGAGGCGATCGGGCTGGTGCTCGGGGGCCACGAGCCCTATCCGGCGCTGGTGGTCGACCAGCACTGGAACATGGTCGCGGCCAACGCGGGCCTCGCCGCCCTGACCGAGGGCGTCGCCGCCGAGCTGATGGAGGAGCCGGTCAACGTCCTGCGGGTTGCCCTCCACCCGAAGGGCCTGGCCCCGCGGATCGTGAACCTGACCGAGTGGCGTACCCATCTGCTCGAGCGGCTCGACCGTCAGATCGCGGCGACCAGCGATCCCGCGCTGGTGGCGCTCCGAGACGAGCTCGCTGCCTACCCGGCTACGGACGCCAGCGGCAACGGCCACGTCGACGACGGCCCCGGAGCCGACGGTGGCGATCCTGGCGATCGGCCCGATCGTCCGAGGGTCACCGATGGGGCCCAGCTCGCCCGCGACCTCGTCGTCTGTCTCCGGCTGCGTGCGGGTGACGCTGAGCTCGCCTTCTTCAGCACCATCGCCACCTTCGGCACCGCTGTCGACGTCACCATCTCCGAGCTGGCGATCGAGTCGTTCTTTCCTGCGGACCGGGCGACGGTCGAGTACCTCCAAGGGCGATGAGCGGGCACCGCGCCCGCGGTCATGGCAGTGGTTTCTCGAAGTAGGCGACATCCCAATAGCGGCCGAACTTGCGGCCCTGCTCGGTGAAGTGGCCCACTTTGACGAAACCCAAGCGACCGTGCAGGGCCACTGACGCTTCGTTCGGCAGGGCGACGCCAGCGATGGCGCGGTGCAGATCCTCGCCCTCGATGGCCCGAAAGAGCTCGGTGTACAAGCGGCTGCCGAGTCGCCTGCCTGTGACCTCCGGGGCCAGATAGACGGTGGTTTCGACCGAGGTCTCGTAGGCCTCCCGCGGCCGATACGGGCTTGCGCTGGCGTAACCCAGGACGTGTGCGCCGGCTACGGCCACGAGGACACGATGCCGACCGGCCTCACCGTAGTGGCGGAACCATTCGACGCGTTCGGCCATCGTCACCGGGCGGACGTCGAAGGTCACATAGGAGCGAAGGACGTAGTGGTTGTAGAGGTCGTTGAGCTGGTGGAGGTCCTCGATCGCGGCCGGCCTGATCTCCACCGGGTCCTCGTCCACGTTGGGAACATAGCGACTCACCCCCGCCGGAGCTCCCGTTTTTGCCCGCCCAGTGAATCCCCAGCGATGCCCCAGCGCGAGCGATCACCGTTGACGAAGTGTTCGAAGTTCCGAACAGGGAGGTGCTCGAGTGAGGACAAGCCGGACAGAGGCGAGGGTGCGCCCGGTCACGTCGCCGGTGGCAGATCCGATATGGACTGAGCTTCAAGAGGAGATCGGAGCTGTGACCATCACCGACCAACCGGGCCGACCTGCAGCGGGATCGACAGATGCTGCCGCAGACCGCACGGCCCAGGAGATGCTGGCGCGAGCCGCTGATACCGGCGTCTCCACAGTGCCGGAATCCGAGAACATGACAGAGATGATCCAGTGGGTGGTCGGCCGCCTGCGGTGGGAGCGTCAGCTGGAGTCACTCCGGGGTTCCCGATCGGCGACCACGGAGGAAGCCGACGGAGAAGTGTCCAATGGCTAGCGACCCGTCGGCGGGTTGGCCTCCGCTTGACGGGCGAGAAGCGCGCCAAGCCGCCGGGGAGCCCGGGTCTCGCCGCGGCCTGGACGGCGGCGACCACCCCCGCTGTCGGCGCTCATGTCGCGTCTGGGCGTGCGTGGCGGGCTGCGACGCGACAGTGTGGCTCCATGGACGAGCGTGTTCGATTCATCAGGCAGCTCACACCACCGTTGCGGATCGCTCCCGGCGGGGCGGTCGAGCTGGGCCGCGACTTCGACCCCGCCTCCACCGACGGCTCTGTGTCCCGCTCGGACGCCGCCGGCCTGTTGGACCAGGGCGTCGAGCTGCTGAGCGAGTATCAGGACCGGCTCTTCGCCCAGGCGTCGTCCGGGGTCCTTGTGGTGCTCCAAGGGCCCGACGCCTCCGGCAAAGACAGCACCATCAAGCACGTGATGAAAGGAGTCAACCCCCAGGGGGTTGACGTCCGCAGCTTCGGCCAGCCGTCGGACGATGAGCTCCGCCACGACTTCCTGTG
This portion of the Acidimicrobiales bacterium genome encodes:
- a CDS encoding helix-turn-helix transcriptional regulator, which translates into the protein MTDVQVGPLLREWRERRRLSQLGLAVDAGVSARHVSFVENGRARPSPEMVLHLAERLEVPLRERNRLLLSAGYAPVYSQRTLDDAEMQPVREAIGLVLGGHEPYPALVVDQHWNMVAANAGLAALTEGVAAELMEEPVNVLRVALHPKGLAPRIVNLTEWRTHLLERLDRQIAATSDPALVALRDELAAYPATDASGNGHVDDGPGADGGDPGDRPDRPRVTDGAQLARDLVVCLRLRAGDAELAFFSTIATFGTAVDVTISELAIESFFPADRATVEYLQGR
- a CDS encoding GNAT family N-acetyltransferase, producing the protein MDEDPVEIRPAAIEDLHQLNDLYNHYVLRSYVTFDVRPVTMAERVEWFRHYGEAGRHRVLVAVAGAHVLGYASASPYRPREAYETSVETTVYLAPEVTGRRLGSRLYTELFRAIEGEDLHRAIAGVALPNEASVALHGRLGFVKVGHFTEQGRKFGRYWDVAYFEKPLP
- a CDS encoding serine/threonine-protein kinase, with translation MAAWVLAQRYELLEPLGSGAMATVWRAHDRRLSREVAIKVLSEQLASNQSFRDRFEREAVNVASLKHPNVVTVYDSGSEGAAYYIIMELVEGESLQARLTESSPYLSLREVSELGKELLAGLAHAHAKGIIHRDIKPANILITQEGTAKLADFGIARAASDVQSITATGSFIGTPSYSSPEQLGSRPATPTTDLYSLGCVLYHCLAGHPPFEAELPVGVIAQHLETAPPPLRQQRPEVPPGLEAVVLRALEKDPEQRFSSADEMSRSLLAAGGVADNGSTGSLSTIVKAADDSGAAEEISQSAAPGRRLPAALGGRRRRLAFVLIAAVVVAVAVGLSVTFLSRSGGSTSVSSGRSTTGSTTAATTATTAGASTTSAASAALQPLLGQWQTAVTSGPVNSSQGLIAVIAHDTTSVSSTATVYGFSGGRWNVLSSQDLGFNLMAGTPIVSGTVTGGPDPDFLIQQEEASQAAGSVLSSRSGTWQIVPFRTSAGVVNQVQDLHFSDGHPVSQTNTCTPSCAAGNQEAVSFNYDPASRQFVQQP